A region from the Catellatospora sp. TT07R-123 genome encodes:
- a CDS encoding AfsR/SARP family transcriptional regulator, translated as MTAPPSALRLRLGVLGRLEVRRGGEQVTIGSGRQRALLTLLLIRPGRFASAGWLAEALWDGAPPPSAETTLRTHVAGLRRALEPGRAAGAEPQVLVSRDGGYQLAIGPDDVDLTRFEALSGRAAAAYATGDADAAERDWAAALGLWRGEPLPDVAGLAAAQPEVARLLGLRVQAAEGRLTAAVEAGGHQRVLAELQSFVAAHPLREDARAQLMLALYRSGRQAEALEVFTQGHRLLSGEYGLDPGERLRAVHLAVLAQDPSLDAAARGTARPAAPRAAVPPLLGRVAELEVLAAAAAGAIGGAGRGALVAGEAGVGKTTLVTRAAAAAAQGGVPVVWARCPAVGQAPPFWVWIQVVRELAAVPGAGEAAAAGALAALGAHAPAEAPADPAARFRLYEAVARLIDAAARTSGLFVVLDDLHAADPDSLLLLRYLAGALAPTRALLVATSRPYEHDPGLVAAVAELARTPGFARLDLSGLDQAALAVLMRQETGVEPDPDAVGALLARTAGNPFFAVEVLRHGGTGELPPTVRDTLRLRLDALPGPARGCLDVLGVAGQDLAVPVVAEVLGVPAAEAADALLPAYAQRLVAETGPGRIGFTHPLFAEVGYAVLAPPRRAVLHARLAAAQERLGGAASAEIAYHYGHAASLGYADEHLRWLLRAADDATRRLAYVDALAHLDLAAARLAGQNGTAGEELAVQLRRAALLQVTVGIGSDAVDRVCARARELLGRVPPGADLSSARWMLGELAANRAEYAICLELAAPLAADDLPLTRAAGAYLLGAAYYFLGRLAESEQHLTTSAELLTGMDPQVLGREVARRPALAAYNFRALVRSLRGDRAAAEADLVAAAALAERLDDPYGRANARLYAAWLEWQELEPVRGHAAARRFRELGVAYGMPHFVTTAELFAAWAAVYAGDLAQRERMRTAYEGLYRLGLRATRTVSLGAMANAHLAVGDRAGAARLAQEGLDLADQTGERVFLAELLRVRALATGDPAGLSAAAAVAAEQGAWLLAGRVAAVSPPA; from the coding sequence ATGACCGCGCCCCCGTCCGCCCTGCGGCTGCGCCTGGGCGTGCTGGGCCGGTTGGAGGTGCGGCGCGGCGGCGAGCAGGTGACGATCGGCAGCGGCCGGCAGCGGGCGCTGCTGACCCTGCTGCTGATCCGGCCCGGTCGCTTCGCGTCCGCCGGCTGGCTGGCCGAGGCGCTGTGGGACGGCGCTCCCCCGCCCAGCGCCGAGACGACATTGCGTACCCATGTCGCGGGGCTGCGCCGCGCGCTGGAACCCGGCCGGGCCGCCGGTGCCGAGCCCCAGGTGCTGGTCAGCCGGGACGGCGGCTACCAGCTCGCCATCGGCCCCGACGACGTCGACCTGACCCGGTTCGAGGCGCTGTCCGGGCGGGCCGCCGCCGCGTACGCCACCGGTGACGCGGACGCCGCCGAGCGTGACTGGGCCGCGGCGCTGGGCCTGTGGCGCGGCGAGCCGCTGCCTGACGTCGCCGGGCTGGCCGCCGCCCAACCTGAGGTGGCGCGCCTGTTGGGCTTGCGGGTGCAGGCGGCCGAGGGCAGGCTCACGGCGGCCGTCGAGGCCGGCGGCCACCAGCGGGTGCTGGCCGAGTTGCAGTCGTTCGTGGCCGCGCACCCGCTGCGCGAGGATGCGCGGGCGCAGCTGATGCTGGCGCTGTATCGCAGCGGGCGGCAGGCCGAGGCGCTGGAGGTGTTCACGCAGGGCCACCGCCTGTTGTCGGGTGAGTACGGCCTGGACCCTGGCGAGCGGCTGCGTGCGGTGCACCTGGCGGTTCTCGCGCAGGACCCGTCGCTGGACGCTGCGGCGCGGGGCACCGCGCGCCCGGCCGCGCCGCGGGCCGCCGTGCCGCCGTTGCTCGGCCGGGTGGCGGAGCTGGAGGTGCTGGCCGCGGCGGCTGCCGGCGCGATCGGCGGGGCGGGCCGGGGCGCGCTGGTGGCGGGTGAGGCGGGCGTGGGCAAGACCACCCTGGTCACGCGTGCCGCCGCGGCGGCTGCTCAGGGCGGCGTCCCGGTGGTGTGGGCACGCTGTCCCGCGGTGGGGCAGGCCCCGCCGTTCTGGGTGTGGATCCAGGTGGTGCGGGAGCTGGCCGCGGTGCCGGGCGCCGGGGAGGCGGCTGCCGCGGGTGCGCTGGCCGCGCTGGGCGCGCACGCTCCGGCTGAGGCGCCCGCCGATCCGGCGGCACGGTTTCGCCTGTATGAGGCGGTGGCGCGCCTGATCGACGCCGCGGCCCGTACATCCGGCCTGTTCGTGGTGCTCGATGACCTGCACGCCGCTGATCCCGATTCGCTGCTGCTGCTGCGGTACCTGGCCGGGGCGCTCGCGCCGACCCGGGCGCTGCTGGTCGCGACCTCGCGGCCGTACGAGCACGATCCCGGCCTGGTCGCGGCGGTCGCGGAGCTGGCCCGCACGCCGGGCTTCGCCCGGCTGGACCTGTCGGGGCTGGACCAGGCGGCGCTGGCAGTGCTGATGCGCCAGGAGACGGGTGTCGAACCGGACCCGGACGCGGTCGGCGCGTTGCTGGCCCGGACGGCAGGCAACCCGTTCTTCGCCGTCGAGGTGCTGCGCCACGGTGGAACGGGCGAGCTGCCACCGACCGTCCGGGACACGCTGCGGCTGCGGCTGGACGCCCTGCCGGGCCCGGCGCGCGGCTGCCTGGACGTGCTCGGAGTCGCCGGGCAGGATCTGGCGGTGCCTGTGGTGGCCGAGGTGCTGGGTGTGCCCGCGGCGGAGGCGGCCGACGCGCTGCTGCCCGCGTATGCGCAGCGGCTGGTGGCCGAGACGGGGCCGGGGCGGATCGGGTTCACCCATCCGCTGTTCGCCGAGGTCGGCTATGCGGTGCTGGCGCCGCCGCGGCGGGCGGTGCTGCATGCGCGGCTGGCTGCGGCGCAGGAGCGGCTGGGCGGGGCGGCGTCGGCGGAGATCGCCTACCACTACGGGCACGCGGCGAGTCTGGGATATGCGGATGAGCACCTGCGGTGGCTGCTGCGGGCGGCCGACGACGCGACCCGGCGGCTGGCCTACGTGGATGCGCTGGCGCACCTCGACCTCGCCGCGGCACGGCTGGCCGGGCAGAACGGGACAGCAGGCGAAGAGCTGGCGGTGCAGCTGCGGCGGGCGGCGCTGCTGCAGGTCACGGTCGGGATCGGCAGCGACGCCGTGGACCGGGTCTGCGCGCGGGCGCGGGAGCTGCTGGGCCGGGTGCCGCCGGGGGCGGACCTGTCCTCGGCGCGGTGGATGCTCGGCGAGCTGGCCGCCAACCGGGCCGAATACGCGATCTGCCTGGAGCTGGCGGCGCCGCTGGCCGCCGACGACCTGCCGCTGACTCGTGCCGCCGGCGCGTACCTGCTGGGTGCGGCCTACTATTTCCTGGGGCGGCTGGCCGAGTCCGAGCAGCACCTGACGACCTCGGCGGAACTGCTGACCGGGATGGACCCGCAGGTGCTGGGGCGGGAGGTGGCCCGGCGGCCGGCGCTGGCGGCGTACAACTTCCGGGCGCTGGTGCGGTCGCTGCGCGGGGACCGGGCCGCCGCCGAAGCGGACCTGGTGGCAGCTGCGGCGCTGGCCGAGCGGCTCGATGACCCGTACGGCCGGGCCAACGCCCGCCTGTACGCGGCGTGGCTGGAGTGGCAGGAGCTGGAACCGGTGCGGGGCCACGCCGCCGCGCGCCGGTTCCGGGAGTTGGGCGTCGCGTACGGCATGCCGCATTTCGTCACCACCGCCGAGCTGTTCGCGGCGTGGGCGGCCGTGTACGCCGGGGACCTCGCCCAGCGGGAGCGGATGCGCACGGCATACGAGGGGCTGTACCGGCTGGGGCTGCGGGCCACCCGCACCGTCTCCTTGGGCGCGATGGCCAACGCCCACCTGGCCGTCGGTGACCGCGCGGGCGCGGCCCGGCTCGCCCAGGAGGGCCTGGACCTGGCCGACCAGACCGGCGAGCGGGTGTTCCTCGCGGAACTGCTGCGGGTGCGGGCGCTGGCCACGGGCGACCCGGCCGGCCTGTCCGCCGCTGCCGCCGTCGCCGCCGAGCAGGGCGCCTGGCTGCTCGCCGGGCGTGTCGCGGCGGTGTCGCCGCCCGCCTGA